Proteins encoded within one genomic window of Flavobacterium gilvum:
- a CDS encoding response regulator — protein MTVDSKVENLIKKNILIVDDHPFIIDGYKNAITRYKPEVYDYSFTQGKDCESGYNIISNPETKPFDIAFLDISMPPFEEKGIVSGEDLAKLLMDLMPNCKIILLTMYTELLKIKSIIETINPAGLVIKNDLTFDELLFGFDIILRDEIYYSHSVIKMDKQINSDCEEIDQFDKLILFHISKGTKIKDIPQYVPISLDAIESRKVNLKELFKIEEGSDIDLIREAKLKGIIF, from the coding sequence ATGACAGTTGATTCAAAAGTCGAAAATTTAATTAAAAAAAATATTTTAATAGTAGACGACCATCCTTTTATAATCGACGGGTATAAAAACGCCATTACACGTTACAAACCCGAAGTTTATGATTATTCATTTACACAAGGCAAAGACTGTGAGTCGGGCTATAATATTATTTCAAATCCCGAAACAAAGCCTTTTGACATAGCATTTTTAGATATCAGTATGCCGCCTTTTGAGGAAAAAGGAATTGTTTCTGGAGAAGATTTGGCAAAACTATTAATGGATTTGATGCCAAATTGCAAAATTATTCTGCTAACGATGTACACGGAATTACTCAAAATAAAAAGCATAATTGAAACCATAAACCCCGCTGGACTTGTTATAAAAAATGATCTGACTTTTGATGAATTGCTTTTTGGTTTTGATATTATATTAAGAGACGAAATCTATTACAGCCACTCCGTGATTAAGATGGACAAACAAATCAATAGTGATTGTGAAGAAATCGATCAATTCGACAAATTAATTTTATTCCATATTTCGAAAGGGACAAAAATCAAAGACATCCCACAATACGTTCCCATTTCATTGGACGCTATTGAAAGCAGAAAAGTAAATCTAAAAGAATTATTTAAAATCGAAGAAGGAAGTGATATCGATTTAATACGCGAGGCAAAACTTAAAGGAATTATTTTCTAA
- the thiL gene encoding thiamine-phosphate kinase, with the protein MIEDKNPQRTSIAQLGEFGLIDHLTKNFEITQASTLKGIGDDAAILDFKDKKVVVSTDLLIEGVHFDLAYVPLKHLGYKAVVVNVSDICAMNAKPTQITVSIAVSNRFPLEALEELYEGIAHAAREYKVDLIGGDTTSSQKGLIISVTVLGEADESEIVYRNGAKSTDLLVVSGDIGAAYMGLQVLEREKQVFQVNPNSQPDLDAYAYLIERQLKPEARTDIRTLLHALEIKPTAMIDISDGLSSEIMHLCKQSGIGCNLYEDKLPLDPQLINVCEEFNIDSTTVAINGGEDYELLFTIPIEDFDKIKGNPNLSIIGHMTQESEGVHLVTRANTKIPLKARGWDAISE; encoded by the coding sequence ATGATTGAAGATAAAAACCCACAACGCACCAGTATAGCTCAATTAGGAGAATTTGGTTTAATTGACCATTTGACAAAAAATTTCGAAATCACACAGGCTTCTACCTTAAAGGGAATTGGTGATGATGCCGCAATTTTGGATTTTAAAGATAAAAAAGTGGTAGTTTCGACCGATTTGTTAATTGAAGGTGTTCATTTTGATTTGGCTTATGTGCCTTTGAAGCATTTGGGTTACAAAGCTGTAGTAGTCAATGTGTCTGATATTTGCGCAATGAATGCCAAACCGACTCAGATAACAGTTTCGATAGCGGTATCGAATCGTTTTCCATTGGAAGCATTGGAGGAATTGTACGAAGGAATTGCTCATGCAGCTCGAGAATATAAAGTGGATTTAATTGGTGGAGACACTACTTCTTCTCAAAAAGGATTAATCATTAGTGTTACGGTTTTAGGCGAAGCTGATGAAAGTGAAATTGTTTATAGAAATGGGGCGAAAAGTACTGATTTGCTAGTGGTTAGTGGTGATATAGGAGCCGCTTACATGGGTTTGCAAGTATTAGAAAGAGAAAAACAGGTTTTTCAGGTGAATCCAAATTCACAACCTGATTTGGATGCGTATGCTTATTTAATTGAGCGCCAACTAAAACCTGAGGCGCGAACAGATATTCGTACTTTGTTACACGCTTTGGAAATCAAACCAACGGCGATGATTGATATTTCCGATGGCTTATCTTCAGAAATTATGCATTTGTGCAAGCAGTCCGGTATTGGTTGTAATTTATATGAGGACAAATTGCCTTTGGATCCGCAGTTAATTAATGTTTGTGAAGAATTTAATATTGACAGTACTACTGTTGCTATTAATGGAGGTGAAGATTATGAATTACTCTTTACAATACCTATCGAAGATTTTGATAAAATAAAAGGAAACCCAAATTTGAGCATTATCGGTCATATGACGCAGGAAAGCGAAGGAGTACATCTGGTAACCCGAGCTAATACTAAAATTCCTTTGAAAGCGAGAGGCTGGGATGCAATAAGCGAGTAA
- a CDS encoding 1-phosphofructokinase family hexose kinase, with translation MNTYDIITLTVNPALDKSTHFKGLVAEQKIRCSEPRFDAGGGGINVSKAISRLGGSSLAVFTSGGPLGKMLEELVAKESIAYQAVPVQSWTRESFVAVDDNTNSQYRFGFTGGEITDEEELTVLEAIANLKPKFLVGSGSLSEGISSDFYQKVAEIAKKSNSKLIVDTSGEALEKVLQTGAFLIKPNVGELAKLIGVERLEMEEVNDAAKQIIAKGGAEIIVVSLGPQGAVLVTKDNYEFVPAPNVAKRSTVGAGDSMVGGMVWALSQNKSLKEVIRWGVACGSAATMNEGTQLFKGSDAQRLFDWLTNK, from the coding sequence ATGAACACATACGACATCATAACCCTGACTGTAAATCCGGCCTTGGACAAAAGCACCCACTTTAAAGGTTTGGTTGCCGAACAAAAAATACGTTGCTCCGAACCTAGATTTGATGCCGGAGGCGGCGGTATAAATGTTTCCAAAGCGATTTCCCGTTTGGGAGGTTCATCCTTGGCAGTCTTTACTTCGGGAGGTCCGTTGGGAAAAATGCTGGAAGAATTGGTTGCAAAAGAATCCATCGCTTATCAAGCCGTACCTGTTCAATCCTGGACTAGAGAAAGTTTTGTAGCCGTAGATGATAATACTAATTCACAATACCGTTTTGGTTTTACTGGAGGAGAAATAACAGATGAGGAAGAGCTAACCGTACTCGAGGCTATAGCCAACTTAAAGCCAAAATTCTTAGTGGGTAGCGGCAGTCTAAGCGAAGGCATTTCATCGGATTTTTATCAAAAAGTAGCCGAAATTGCAAAAAAATCCAATTCGAAATTAATAGTGGACACCTCGGGTGAAGCTTTGGAAAAAGTGCTGCAGACCGGTGCTTTCCTCATCAAGCCAAATGTGGGAGAACTAGCAAAACTAATAGGTGTTGAACGACTGGAAATGGAGGAAGTAAACGATGCCGCCAAACAGATTATTGCCAAAGGCGGAGCCGAAATTATTGTTGTATCACTTGGTCCTCAAGGAGCAGTTTTGGTTACCAAAGACAATTATGAATTTGTCCCAGCCCCAAATGTAGCCAAAAGAAGCACCGTTGGTGCCGGCGACAGCATGGTTGGCGGAATGGTTTGGGCGCTTTCGCAAAATAAAAGCCTGAAAGAAGTCATCCGTTGGGGCGTTGCCTGCGGTTCTGCCGCCACAATGAATGAAGGAACGCAATTGTTTAAAGGCAGCGATGCACAAAGGTTGTTCGATTGGCTGACGAATAAATAA
- the lepA gene encoding translation elongation factor 4, with protein MKHIRNFCIIAHIDHGKSTLADRLLGATQTVTAREEKAQLLDNMDLERERGITIKSHAIQMEYKYKGEDYILNLIDTPGHVDFSYEVSRSIAACEGALLIVDAAQSIQAQTISNLYLALENDLEIIPVLNKVDLPSANPEEVSDDIIDLLGCKLEDIIHASGKTGFGVENILAAIIEKIPAPKGDKEEPLQALIFDSHYNPFRGIEVIFRVVNGEIKKGQKIKFMATGNEYFADEVGTLKLNQVPKNVISTGDVGYLISGIKEAKEVKVGDTITDAKTPTTNMITGFEDVKPMVFAGIYPVDTEDYEDLRSSMEKLQLNDASLVFVAESSAALGFGFRCGFLGMLHMEIIQERLEREFDMTVITTVPNVSYHAFTKKDPETILIVNNPSDLPEPSRLDRVEEPYIKATIITKADFVGNVMSLCIEKRGLITNQTYLTTERVELNFDMPLAEIVFDFYDRLKTVSKGYASFDYSPIGMRTSKLVKLDVLLNGQNVDALSALIHEDNAYNIGKKMTEKLRELIPRQQFDIPIQAAIGAKIIARETVKALRKDVTAKCYGGDISRKRKLLEKQKKGKKRMRQVGNVEIPQEAFMAVLKLND; from the coding sequence ATGAAACATATTAGGAATTTTTGCATTATTGCACACATTGACCACGGAAAAAGTACTTTGGCAGATCGATTGTTGGGGGCGACTCAAACGGTGACGGCTCGTGAGGAAAAGGCGCAGTTGCTGGACAACATGGACTTGGAGCGCGAACGTGGGATTACGATTAAGAGTCATGCCATTCAGATGGAATACAAATACAAAGGCGAGGATTATATCCTGAACCTGATTGATACTCCGGGGCACGTAGATTTTTCGTATGAGGTTTCCCGTTCGATTGCGGCTTGCGAAGGGGCGCTTTTGATTGTGGATGCAGCGCAAAGTATTCAGGCTCAAACGATTTCTAACTTATATTTGGCTTTGGAAAATGACTTGGAGATTATTCCGGTATTGAACAAAGTCGATTTGCCAAGCGCAAATCCAGAGGAAGTGAGCGATGATATTATTGATTTACTTGGATGTAAACTGGAAGATATTATTCATGCTTCGGGGAAGACTGGTTTTGGTGTGGAGAATATTTTGGCAGCAATTATTGAAAAAATTCCTGCTCCAAAAGGAGATAAAGAAGAGCCTTTGCAGGCATTGATTTTTGACTCACATTATAATCCGTTCCGAGGAATTGAGGTTATTTTTAGAGTAGTAAACGGAGAAATCAAGAAAGGTCAAAAAATTAAATTTATGGCAACCGGCAATGAATATTTTGCCGATGAAGTGGGGACATTGAAACTGAATCAGGTTCCTAAAAATGTGATTTCGACTGGAGATGTTGGGTATTTGATTTCTGGAATTAAAGAAGCCAAAGAGGTAAAAGTAGGGGATACGATTACCGATGCCAAAACGCCTACGACAAATATGATTACTGGTTTTGAGGATGTAAAACCGATGGTTTTTGCCGGAATTTATCCAGTTGACACTGAGGATTATGAAGATTTGCGTTCTTCGATGGAAAAATTACAGTTGAATGATGCTTCGCTAGTTTTTGTAGCAGAGAGTTCGGCGGCTTTAGGTTTTGGTTTCCGTTGCGGATTCTTGGGAATGTTGCACATGGAGATTATCCAGGAGCGTTTGGAGCGTGAATTTGATATGACTGTAATTACTACGGTTCCGAACGTTTCGTACCACGCTTTTACAAAAAAAGACCCCGAAACCATTTTGATTGTAAATAATCCTTCGGATTTGCCGGAGCCTTCAAGATTAGACCGTGTTGAAGAACCTTATATTAAAGCAACAATCATTACCAAAGCGGATTTCGTGGGTAATGTTATGAGTTTGTGTATTGAAAAACGTGGTCTGATTACCAACCAAACGTATTTGACAACGGAGCGTGTTGAATTGAATTTTGATATGCCATTGGCTGAAATCGTATTTGATTTCTACGATCGATTGAAAACAGTTTCTAAAGGATATGCTTCATTTGATTATTCACCAATTGGAATGCGAACTTCTAAATTGGTAAAATTGGATGTTTTATTGAATGGTCAAAATGTAGATGCTCTTTCGGCTTTGATTCACGAAGACAATGCTTATAACATTGGTAAAAAAATGACTGAAAAATTGCGTGAGTTGATTCCGAGACAACAATTTGATATTCCGATTCAGGCAGCAATCGGGGCTAAAATTATTGCTCGTGAAACGGTTAAAGCCTTGCGTAAAGACGTTACTGCCAAATGTTACGGTGGTGATATTTCCCGTAAACGTAAATTATTGGAAAAACAGAAAAAAGGTAAAAAACGTATGCGTCAGGTAGGAAACGTTGAAATTCCGCAAGAGGCGTTTATGGCTGTTTTGAAATTGAATGATTAA
- the dusB gene encoding tRNA dihydrouridine synthase DusB — protein sequence MIKIGNIELPDFPLLLAPMEDVSDPPFRRLCKMHGADLMYSEFISSEGLIRDAIKSRMKLDIFDYERPVGIQIFGGDEEAMALSSKIVSTVNPDLIDINFGCPVKKVVCKGAGAGVLKDVDLMVRLTKAVIDSTHLPVTVKTRLGWDDSSINIDEVAERLQDIGVAALSIHARTRAQMYKGHSDWSHIARVKNNPRITMPIFGNGDIDSPEKALHYKNEYGIDGIMIGRAAIGYPWIFNEIKHFFKTGEHLAKPTVSDRVEAVRNHLTWAMQWKGERLGIVETRPHYTNYFKGIHSFKTYRQKLVTLDNPEELFSHLDEIKEAYLDYELV from the coding sequence ATGATCAAGATAGGCAACATAGAATTACCAGATTTCCCACTTTTACTTGCACCAATGGAGGACGTGAGCGATCCGCCATTTCGCAGATTATGTAAAATGCACGGAGCCGACTTGATGTATTCTGAATTTATTTCTTCCGAAGGATTAATTCGCGACGCCATCAAAAGCAGAATGAAATTAGATATTTTCGATTACGAACGTCCTGTAGGAATTCAAATTTTTGGCGGTGACGAAGAAGCGATGGCTTTGTCATCAAAAATCGTTTCAACCGTAAACCCTGATTTGATAGATATTAATTTTGGCTGTCCCGTAAAAAAAGTAGTTTGCAAAGGTGCCGGCGCCGGAGTTTTGAAAGATGTTGATTTAATGGTTCGGTTAACCAAAGCCGTTATCGACAGCACCCATTTACCTGTTACGGTAAAAACCCGTTTGGGTTGGGACGACTCTTCCATAAATATTGATGAAGTTGCCGAGCGTTTACAAGATATTGGCGTAGCCGCTCTAAGTATTCACGCCAGAACACGCGCCCAAATGTACAAAGGCCATTCTGATTGGTCGCATATTGCCCGCGTTAAAAACAATCCTAGAATCACGATGCCAATTTTTGGAAACGGAGATATCGATTCCCCCGAAAAAGCATTACATTATAAAAACGAATACGGCATCGACGGAATAATGATTGGTCGTGCCGCCATTGGTTATCCTTGGATTTTTAACGAAATCAAACATTTCTTTAAAACTGGTGAACACTTGGCAAAACCCACCGTCTCAGATAGAGTCGAAGCCGTGCGCAATCACCTCACTTGGGCAATGCAATGGAAAGGAGAACGCCTCGGAATAGTAGAAACACGTCCGCATTACACCAATTATTTCAAAGGAATTCATTCCTTCAAAACCTATAGACAGAAATTAGTAACTCTAGACAATCCTGAAGAATTATTCTCTCATTTGGACGAAATAAAAGAGGCTTATTTAGATTATGAGTTGGTGTAA